In Sciurus carolinensis chromosome 16, mSciCar1.2, whole genome shotgun sequence, the genomic window tggtcccagaattgaactcaggggtgcttaaccactgagccacatcccagccctttttatattttatttagagacaggatcttgctaagttgctgaggctggctttgaacttgagatcctcctgcctcagcctccctagctgctgggactacagacatgtgccactgcccctggcAGAACTTAAACTTTAGGTCCCTGGACCCTCAGACCTTCTTTCACTTCACCATCTGGAATATAAAACCAGAAACTCGCCTGAAGTCAGATCAGCCAGGACCTACCAGGCCTGGAGTGGTAAGGACAAGGCTCTGTGGTTAGGCCCCTGGGTGGCAACAGCAAGCAGTGGCCCCTCTCCTCCATTTGGGGCACTTGGGTCTACTGAAGAGGACTGATGAGGAGGTTCCTGGAaggctggaggcaggaggtgTCATAGGAGGTCTCTGCATAAAGGTAGTTAGCATGGCGGTAAGAAGTTTTCTGGCCACAGGAGTGGGCAGGGCTTCTAGCCAGCAGAATGTGGAGTGAGTCTTTAACCTGCTGGGCCAGTGCATGGGCGTCATCTTTGCTGGTCACCTTGTGGTACACCTGACTGCCGTCTCCATCGATCCAGCAGATGCCAACGTACGGGACAAGAGCTACGCAGGGCCCCTGCCCATCTTCAACCGCAGCCAACATGCACACGTCATCGAAGACCTGCACTGCAACCTGTGCGATGTGGacgtgtgagtgcatgtgtgtgaatgtgagtgtTGGGCCACAAGTGTGCCCGGGGGCCTGCCAGCAGGGTTCAGGATGGAGCGGGGCATGCGAGGGCTTCACGTTCAATCTGATGCCTCAGCCCCTTCGTGTTTCCCACAGTCAAGAGTCTTGATGGAATGACTGAGAACTGGGTGCCTGGAAGGTGAGAAGAAGTGATTGAATAGATGAGGTGTAGCACTGCTGACAGTTCAAGTACAAAACATTTGGCACTGTCACTActacaaacatttttaatgactaaCTCACCAGTTACATCCCCTGCCTCAGGAGAGAGGAGAGTCAGTGCTTGAGTGCTCTGGGCCATGTGCTGTGTACAGCCCCCCGACCAGGTGTGCAGCGGCTTTCTCCCTTCACAGAGGCAAAAAGAACCTACCACTGAGAAAGCTGGGAAGTTGGTCTGAAGTCACATAGCTACTGAACAGCAGAGACCTGGCTGCCTGCTCCCTGAGCAGATTCTGTAAACCCTTGGTTACTTGTGAGGAGTAACCCAAAGATGCCAAGAAACTTGCTCCAGTTCACACGGCTAGTGAGGAGAGGAGTCAGAATGTGGAGCACCAATTCACCCTTGGTCCCAATACTTCTCTAGGGCccatccctccccttcccttctggGTCTTTCCAGTCTCCTAGCCTTAGGTAGGGGGTGAGGGATGGAGTATCACCCAAAGCAAGCTTCACATGTGAAATCTGAAGACTTCCACAGCCTGTTAAAAGTGGTCTGTTCATGGGAACAAGAAAGCTCACAGCATGAAGGTGCTGAGCACTTGGGCACTAGGCCATCCTGTCTTTCCTTACCAACCAGTCAGCACACGTTTCTTTGTGGCTGCTCTGGCAGTTGCCTTCCATTCCAGGCCCTACTCTTACACATTCCCTTAGGTCTTTTGCTGGTGCCTACTGGGGATGGGTCACTCCCACTTGCATCCTAATGTAGTCTCCCCTCATCTGAACCCTGCCACGAGCTCCCTTAATGCCCACCCAGATGGCAGCTTGCTCCTCTTCTTTTGGCTCCCTTTCTATTAGCCCACATATATTGAGGTTTAGAAGAATGTCAGTATAAAAGCGCCCCCTGCAGTATCAAGGAAAGTGATCCAAAAATGGAATTGTAAGGAAGAGCAATGCAGGCCCTAGGCCCAGCAGCCTGGTCACTTCTGGACCGCATATCTGCGTCTTCTGGCCTAGTGCACGGGTCCGTGCTTGGAAAAGAAGCCCCTTTTCCATTCACAATGACCGTCACGTAGATGCACCATCCCAGAGCAAGATCCCATAATGGAGCCCCTCCTTCCTGCTTCCGGGTGTGCAGCGCTTCGGGAGCCCTCGCCTCTAGAAGTCTCACCCTGCAGTTCCACAAGGGGGAGCACGCGCTCCTCTGCCAGGCGGGTAATTGGGCTCCGGGCCTGGCGCTGGGGGTTATTACACCCACTGCTCTTGGTTGGGCCACGAAGGGCAAGGGCTGGATAGGGTCCCTCGACCATGCGGTGCCTTCTGCCCGCAGGAGTGCGCGCTCCAAGCACTGCAGTGCTTGCAACAAATGCGTGTGCGGCTTCGACCACCACTGCAAGTGGCTCAACAACTGCGTGGGCGAGAGGAACTACCGGTGAGACACCCTGGGTCTGGGGGTGCGCCTGTCATTGTGAGCCCTGGACCTTGCACCCTGCTTGTAAGAAGGGGTGGGATAGGGGGACCTGGGCCCCTCTTTGAGAGTGATGCTTCTAGGGTACTGGCTGGAACGTCTGAGGATGGGTTTGGGGTCTTTCACCTTGGGGCCTGGAGAAAGGTGGGAAGCCTGAAAAGAGGCCACATCTTCAGCTTTGCCCTGTAATTTTGGCTTCTGAATAGTTGGGGCTGTGAGGGCCAAGATGCCCTTACTAAGCTGGAGCCCCTGGGTGCTGATAGCTACCCATGGCTGGGCCAGACTCTTTCTACACAGTGTGGCATCTGCTTTACTGGGTGTCCTCCTCCTGGTGCTGGTGGCCACTTATGTTTTTGTGGAGTTCTTTGTCAACCCCATGCGGCTGCGTACCAACCGACACTTTGAAGGTCAGTTTGAGTTCCAGGCCCACATCCCCACCATCCCCTGGGGTTTTTTTGGTTACCGGTCCCAGACCTGATTGAGCACAGTCTGCCTGTGCCTTGCAGTCCTGAAGAACCACACCGATGTGTGGTTTGTATTCTTGCCTGCTGCCCCTGTGGAGACCCAGGCTCCTGCCATTCTGGCCCTGGCTGCCCTACTCATCCTTCTTGGCCTGCTCTCCACAGCCCTGCTTGGCCACCTGCTCTGCTTCCACATTTACCTCAGTAAGTGCTGTCTTACTTATCTGCCCTCACCTGCCTAGACTATAGACCCTTGAACTGTAGGGCCCTGAAATCAGGCCCCTCACCAGTGCTGGCTCCCTGACCTGGTTCTACCCCACAGCTTAGGCTAGATGGGGACAGAGGTTAAAGTGAGGGACTGGGTGCCTTCCCTCTCCATTCTGAGCTCTAGGGTCTCCTTTCCACTGCTGAACCCTCTCCTCTCCAGTGTGGCACAAGCTCACCACCTATGAGTACATCGTGCAGCACCGTCCACCACAGGAGGCAAAAGGGGCCCACAGGAAGCTTGAGTCGTGTCACCCCAAGATGCGACCGATTCAGGTATAGAGATGGCCTAGAGGGCTGAGGGGGTTGGAGATGGGCCTGGGTGAGTGGGGGCTGGACTGTGCAGTGAGAGCCAATGAGTAGACAGGGCAAGGCAATTCTGTTTGCCTGGAACAGCAGTCAGAATATGGGGTGCTGGGACAGAAGGACCCATCTTGTACTAGGTACAAACATGCCACCAGTACAACCAGAGGGAACCCTGCAGGTCTGTGACCCCATGTGAGCACCTGTCCGGGCTCCAGGCATGTGCTGCAGAGAGCAGAATATGGAGCCTGGATGCAGGCAGGTCAGGGCTACAGAAGAGAGAGGGATAGACCAATGACTGGGTCAGCAGCTGGGTGGCCAGGATGGATCCATCAGTTCTTTCCATCTGTGATCTTGAGCCCTTATACCCGTTACTCTATTTTATCCTTTGAACAGCCCAGGAGACAGGTACTGTCACCAGCCTTTGTTGCAAATGAGCACACTGAGGCCTAGAAAGGTTAAACAGAAGCTGGGGCTGGGAAGAGTTAAGGCCTCTGCACACTGAAGCAGGAACCCTTCAGCCCAGGCTCCAGCTTGGCCAGCCCAGCCAGCCTGCTGCTGCTGAGCCTATCACCATTCCCACGCCCATGGTTTCCTGAGGTCAGCAGCTGGGGGTGGAGGTGGTCCAGTCCTCAGAGCCCTGAGGGACTGGGAAGGAAGGGGGCCCAGGCAGGCTTTACTGGGAAGGCTGAGCCCTGGATCCCCAATTCTCATGGCAACTGGACACAAACACAGGCTGGTGGGCGGGTTGGAAGAGCACTTGGGACCCACCTCCTTTGTTCCCATTGCTGGTGCTGAACTCTGCCCGTGGGCCAGGATGGAGAAGTCCTGGCAGTTAGTGGAGACCCCCTACATATCATTGTATGCTTGCCTGGTGCTGGGCACTGATTTGATAAACACAGTTGCAGCTATTCTGAGGAGTGGGCATCATCCACATGCCCACATCACAGAGGAGACAGCCTCAGAGAGGCCAGCAAGAAACTTCTCAAAGCTTGTGGCAGTGCCCATTGAGGGCGGGCTGCTCCTGGGTGCTCAGAATCCACAGTCCTTTACCTTCACCCTGCTTAGGCTTTGGGACCAAACGTGGCAACACAAGGACACCTAATTTCTGTACTGTTCATCTGTAAAGAAGTTGAGGGAGGCCTACCCAGTAGGAGCTGGGTGCATGTCCCTTCTTACAGAAGAGAGCTGAGGTGTTATGGTACCATTTGGGAATATGCAAATGTTTCAGGGTTTCTGAGAGAGCATCCTGAGGGACAGctgtgaggagaggagggagattTCAGTGGAGAATCCCTGGTGACACTTTCAGATTATCCAGTTGGGTAGGCCCTGGCTCCTGTCCCATCCCATCCCAGGGGCCCTAGGGCAGGCTTTGCCCCTCTCTGCTGGGCCCTGGAAGGGTGCTGAGTTCACACTGGGGGAGGGAAAAGATGTTGGGGAGGTAGGATGAGGTgacacacacctttaatcccagttacCCTGGGGGCTAAAGCAGGAGGAGTGGGTTCCAGGTCAACCTGGAGAACTTGGGGAGACCCCTTCTCAAGATACCAAACAATTGGGGAAGGCTACCTTAAGACCCCAGTTCCTGTGACTGGCCTCTGACCCCTTACGCTGGACTCCTCTGATTAGTCAGGCACCTCCACACCTCTCCCTAAAGGGTCATCCTGGGCAGCAGTTGGGTGCAGCATTTGCCTGGGGCCTCCATCTTTACACCTGTGCAACCAGTCGGCTCCCAGCTGGGCTCTGTCTGCTGTCCCCcagatctgccagggctccagcaggcagttttcccacccccacccagcagGAATGCGGGAGGGGCCCCTCTCTGGAGCCGTTGCCCCTAAACATAAGCTTGTTTTAGAGACGGAGTTACAGTGTCTGCATTAGTCAGGATGCCTTGGTATCCATGGAAACGGCTGTGATCTGGTGACAGCTGTCCGGGTGCTCTTCTGCTGGCGGCCCTACCCCCGCCTTCATTCTTCACACCACGCCCTTCCTGGGCTAGCTTTTGTTTCCTTACCTGCAAGTCCTTGCGGACGTAATTGAGGCGCGTGCTGCGTGCTGCGTTGTGGGCCTGCTGGCTCTTGTAACCTCAAGGCCCCTTCGATTTTGGAGGTTGCATCTGCCGCCCCAGTGTAGTTGTGAGGACCGCAACTGGTGCCGGATGGGGGCTGCGGCACTCTGCACCACCTGCTGCCTTCCCTCTCCGGGTGGGGCCTTGGAGAACGCACGCTTGCATGTCTCTCGCCAGCAGCCGGAACTGTGGAACTGCGGCTGGGACTCTGCAAAAGCAGCGTCCCTAGGACTCCCATCCGAGGGAGCTGGCGAGTCGCGCACATGACCTCGGTGCCCACAGCGGCCTGTGAACAGCTGCGTAGTCTCCCAGCCAGGGAAAGAATCAGATCAGAGGCTGGAGCCCTGGGTGGGGCCAGGAACAGGAGGGGGCATCTCTGAGCACCTCTTCCCTACCAGCCCCTTGGCTGAGAGGCTCTAGCCAGGCGTATTGGACCCATGAGACTGGAGCCTTCCTGGAGAAGGTGCAGTTTGACTAGATGAAGTGAGACCTGGAGATGATGTAAGATCCAGAAGCAGGGTCTCATTCTGCAGAGGGGTTTTCTAAGCATAGCTGGGAACCTGAAAAACAGGCCTCCTGGGGTGAGGCCTGGGAACCCTCACAAAGGCCAGTGAGGGCTTCTGCTGTTGGGTACTGTGTGGGCTCAGGTTTTTGGAGTCCCTGGATCCACACCTGGCTTCCAGTCTCCCTGATATCCACCTTCCCCAGGAGATGGAGTTCTACGTGAGGACCTTCAGCCATGTACGCCCAGAGCCCCCTGGCCAGGCCAGGCCTGCGGCAATAGATGCAAAGTGAGTGCCACCTGGGCATCTCCCGTTAGTATGGCAGGGCCATCAGAGGTGGGAGAAAGGGGTAGGCCAAGGCATAGGTCTGGTTCTGGCCCAGCATAGCCTTGGATGGATCCGTACCCTTCTCTGCCCTTTGCTAGGAAGGGACCTCTACCTGGGAGGGATTTCAGGAGCAGTTCCCAGAAATTGCCTTTTTGCCTTCCTTCAGTCCCTCCAGGTTTCTTGCCACCGGAGGCCAAGTGGAACATTCACGACCCTCCTCAGACACACTGACCCTGCCTCCCAGGATCCGACCCCAGGTAGGAGGGACTGGGCTTGGCACTTTTCCCAGGTGGAAGGACAAGGAAAAGAAGCCCCTACGCTGCTGCACGCTTCTGCTGCGTTTGGCATTGTGGAGTCTGGGGAAGCAGCCCTCAAACTTCCCTGTTTCTGCAGAAAAAGAGGAAGCGGCGCATGTATAAGGTACCGAGGTCTGGGATCTTGGACCGGGAGTCGCCGCTGCCCAGGCTTCGGGGTGAGTGCCCCACCCTGGGGTTCTGCTGCAGTGGGGGCGGGGCTCCGAGAGAAGGAAAGGCTGAGCCGAGAGCAGCAGCCCCTAGTCTCATGCTCCTCTCCACTGTGCAGGGCTCAGGGTCCCAGGCCGCCACTCCAGTTCATCGACTGATTCCTCTGGTGCCAGCCCGGTGCACGCCGCTGGTCCTGCAGGCGCCTACCACTCGGCGTCTGCCGAGTCCATGGATGAGATTCCAGTGGCTCAGACGCGCCTAGGCAGCGCCGCCCTGGCCGCCCCTGGGAGCAGGGGCCGAGAGACTGGTCTGGCGCTGCAGGCTCGTGCGCCCGCCGTTTTCGTGAGCCCGAGCAGCGGCGAGCCCGGGACACCGGGAGGCCGGGAGGGCGGCCTGCCTTAGCCGCATCGAGAGGCAGGAGGGCCGAGGAGTAGCGGCCGGCCCTACTCTCTATGCAACACCCCACTTTCGCCGCACCGAGTGCACTTTAGGGGCCCCGACCGCCGACGGGATCGGCTTTGCTCCCCTACAACTCAGCAATATCAATCCCACCCGCCCCGAAGCTCCAATAAACTTTTTTATGCTTTTGCGGACTTAGTGCTTACTTTCCCAGTGACAGGGCCATGGACCTTCCCAGGAGTCGGACCATGGCCAATCGGCTTGGAGGCAGAGGGTGGAGTAGGCCACTACAGTAGATGTCTGTCCAGATTGCCATACCGAGGCGCTCAGTTTGGGGATTATGATTAGGAAAGGCCCCGGAAGGCTGCCTGAAGGATGTTATGTTTTGCACGTGGGAGAACTGGGTAAGCAGCCTTTAGGGTCCAGAGGTAGAAGCGGCAGCAGAGGCTGCGAGGTCGAGGTCGTGGCGAAATGGGAATGAAAGGAGGCGGCCAAGAGCTTTCTCCCCGCGACCGGATAGCGGACAGAGCATGGCATTCTAGAGCTGGGCAAACGTGATCCGCTCATTATCATCTTCCTCAATGCTCTGTAAACTGGACCCTAGCCGGGAAAAGACGGGAGTTGTGGCGGGAGATGCCACACATTAAGTGAATAGCTGTGATCTTGGGTCAGCTGTAGATCCTTTGCCCCACCCTGCTTCAGCTCCCAAACGGCCTCGAGTTgtcgctctggaaagcaggatcTCCCCTGGAATTTGGGGGCCCGCTTGAATTTTGGACGGAGCTCAGGATAGGGGGTCGTTTTCCTGTTATGGGGAACCATTGAAGGACGTCCCGAAATGCAGAAGACAGCTCTCGGCGCTCGAAGACTGCGGAGCTGCGGGGGAGGGGCGGGAGAGGGCTGTAGGGGGAGCTATGCGGGCGCCCAGCCTGGAGAACGGATAGGGCGGGGTCTAGTGGGCGGAGCCAGCATGACCTTGGTCACTCTCCCGCCGAGACAGTCTCGGGGGTGGGACTCACCGTCTCTATGGAGACCGAGAAACAGGGGATAATACTGCGGAGCCGCCCGGCTGCAGTCCCGCCCGGGAGCCGGCAGGGAGCGGAGCTGCGGAGCCGCCTGGTCTCCCGCATCCGTCGGTCCATTCCTGTGTCCTGTCCATCTGAACGAGCGCTGCAGGAGCAGCCACGAGATAGAAGCCGGTAGGAGCCCCGGACGCCAACCACCCTAATCAGTATCCTGCacaaagaggggtgggtgggaaggcaTGCAAGGGGTCCCAACTCCGGATGGTATAGAACCGAGTACACCAGCTGAATTGCCCTTCCCTGGCCCCAAGCCTTccactccccagcccccacctcctGGCTCCACTGATTGATGACTCCAGCTGTCCCAGCTGAAGCGCACAGTGGCCTCAGTTCAGGGGCGTGGCCACTCCGTCCATGGCCTGCAGACCCTTTTGGCCGCTGCCTGTGACTGCTCCACCTGAACAGTCCTGAGATTaccaaaaatgtattttcccaCAGACGGGGGTGAGCATTGGGTGCAGGATCCTCCCAGTTCTTTAGGACAAGCATCATGTGGCACCATGTACCCTTGGTGAAAAAAGCTCAGAGCTGTGAGCCCATTCTGGGAGGTGGTACttagggagagggaaggggagtgCAGTGCTGACTGGGGCTGTCTTCCCAGAGGTCCCAGCAATTTAGGATCTCTGGgtgctcacagttccagagactGCAATTTAGGGATGGGTGAAGGTGGTCACCAGGAAGAGGTTGTCAGTGTCAAGGCCAGTGGTGGTGGAAGATAAGGGAGTTGGGCAGGAACTTAGGCTGTGGTCATCTTTTGTATAGGAGGCAAAGTGAAAGATGGTGGCCAAGACTGAGGGTGTGGTCAGGGGGCGGACTCACCATAGTGCCTGGAAATCTGGAAATTCTAATGTGTGAGATGGACTCTGGTGGGCTTTAGTGCAGTGCTGAGTGTGGTCAGAGGCTTCAGGTGTATGGACCAAGCTGGGTGCCAAGGGTGGTCAGGGGGCCTTGATAAGGACTGTGGGTATTTGAGGGGTTGGGTTGCTGAGTCTGTGCTTAGGGGGTCTCAGGGCTGCAGGGTATGAATGGGGAGGCTGCATGTGCAGTACAGGGCTGTGTTCAGTGAAGGGAGTTTCAGTGAAAGGTTGAGGGTGTGGCCAGGGGATTACAGTGAAGGGCTGTGGGTGTGGTGTGAGTTTAGTGCAGGGCTAATAGTATTTCTGGGGGGTCTCAGTGCAGGTCTAGC contains:
- the Zdhhc1 gene encoding palmitoyltransferase ZDHHC1 isoform X1, giving the protein MYKMNICNKPSNKTAPEKSVWTAPAQASGPSPELHGQRSRRNGWSWPPHPLQIVAWLLYLFFAVIGFGVLVPLLPHHWVPTGYAPVHGRHLCWSPCGTPDCRLHRSSRCQRTGQELRRAPAHLQPQPTCTRHRRPALQPVRCGRMHHPRARSHNGAPPSCFRVCSASGALASRSLTLQFHKGEHALLCQAGVRAPSTAVLATNACAASTTTASGSTTAWARGTTVGAVRAKMPLLSWSPWVLIATHGWARLFLHSVASALLGVLLLVLVATYVFVEFFVNPMRLRTNRHFEVLKNHTDVWFVFLPAAPVETQAPAILALAALLILLGLLSTALLGHLLCFHIYLMWHKLTTYEYIVQHRPPQEAKGAHRKLESCHPKMRPIQEMEFYVRTFSHVRPEPPGQARPAAIDANPSRFLATGGQVEHSRPSSDTLTLPPRIRPQKKRKRRMYKVPRSGILDRESPLPRLRGLRVPGRHSSSSTDSSGASPVHAAGPAGAYHSASAESMDEIPVAQTRLGSAALAAPGSRGRETGLALQARAPAVFVSPSSGEPGTPGGREGGLP
- the Zdhhc1 gene encoding palmitoyltransferase ZDHHC1 isoform X3 → MYKMNICNKPSNKTAPEKSVWTAPAQASGPSPELHGQRSRRNGWSWPPHPLQIVAWLLYLFFAVIGFGVLVPLLPHHWVPTGYAPVHGRHLCWSPCGTPDCRLHRSSRCQRTGQELRRAPAHLQPQPTCTRHRRPALQPVRCGRMHHPRARSHNGAPPSCFRVCSASGALASRSLTLQFHKGEHALLCQAGVRAPSTAVLATNACAASTTTASGSTTAWARGTTALLGHLLCFHIYLMWHKLTTYEYIVQHRPPQEAKGAHRKLESCHPKMRPIQEMEFYVRTFSHVRPEPPGQARPAAIDANPSRFLATGGQVEHSRPSSDTLTLPPRIRPQKKRKRRMYKVPRSGILDRESPLPRLRGLRVPGRHSSSSTDSSGASPVHAAGPAGAYHSASAESMDEIPVAQTRLGSAALAAPGSRGRETGLALQARAPAVFVSPSSGEPGTPGGREGGLP
- the Zdhhc1 gene encoding palmitoyltransferase ZDHHC1 isoform X2, with product MYKMNICNKPSNKTAPEKSVWTAPAQASGPSPELHGQRSRRNGWSWPPHPLQIVAWLLYLFFAVIGFGVLVPLLPHHWVPTGYACMGVIFAGHLVVHLTAVSIDPADANVRDKSYAGPLPIFNRSQHAHVIEDLHCNLCDVDVSARSKHCSACNKCVCGFDHHCKWLNNCVGERNYRLFLHSVASALLGVLLLVLVATYVFVEFFVNPMRLRTNRHFEVLKNHTDVWFVFLPAAPVETQAPAILALAALLILLGLLSTALLGHLLCFHIYLMWHKLTTYEYIVQHRPPQEAKGAHRKLESCHPKMRPIQEMEFYVRTFSHVRPEPPGQARPAAIDANPSRFLATGGQVEHSRPSSDTLTLPPRIRPQKKRKRRMYKVPRSGILDRESPLPRLRGLRVPGRHSSSSTDSSGASPVHAAGPAGAYHSASAESMDEIPVAQTRLGSAALAAPGSRGRETGLALQARAPAVFVSPSSGEPGTPGGREGGLP
- the Zdhhc1 gene encoding palmitoyltransferase ZDHHC1 isoform X4; protein product: MYKMNICNKPSNKTAPEKSVWTAPAQASGPSPELHGQRSRRNGWSWPPHPLQIVAWLLYLFFAVIGFGVLVPLLPHHWVPTGYACMGVIFAGHLVVHLTAVSIDPADANVRDKSYAGPLPIFNRSQHAHVIEDLHCNLCDVDVCTIPEQDPIMEPLLPASGCAALREPSPLEVSPCSSTRGSTRSSARRECALQALQCLQQMRVRLRPPLQVAQQLRGREELPPCLATCSASTFTSCGTSSPPMSTSCSTVHHRRQKGPTGSLSRVTPRCDRFSPSRFLATGGQVEHSRPSSDTLTLPPRIRPQKKRKRRMYKVPRSGILDRESPLPRLRGLRVPGRHSSSSTDSSGASPVHAAGPAGAYHSASAESMDEIPVAQTRLGSAALAAPGSRGRETGLALQARAPAVFVSPSSGEPGTPGGREGGLP